Proteins from a single region of Amycolatopsis sp. CA-230715:
- a CDS encoding UDP-glucose dehydrogenase family protein, producing the protein MSSARIVVVGTGYVGLTTGACLASLSHQVTCVDVDEAKVARLSAGRVDILEPGLSELVARGLTSGRLAFTTDARRAVADAEGVFLCVPTPMGAGGAADLRAVEAVTAQIGDVLPPGCALITKSTVPVGTARRIADLIGRHDIPVVSNPEFLREGTAVSDFLGPDRIVVGSDDEPAARWVADLYAGLSAPAVISDAASAELVKYAANCFLAMKLSYVNAIAELCERLGADITSVTEGMGYDRRIGRSFLKPGPGWGGSCLPKDTHALLRIAESVRYDFGMLGAAIDENIAQRDRIVAKIAGAVGGTLAGARIGVLGLAFKAGTNDLRDSPALSVSSVLSALGAELTAYDPAVGGEIPGMTVVDDPYQVAKGADAIVVLTEWAEFRRLDWAYVSELMHGDAVVDTRNLLEPRVVLDAGLSWQGVGRPRARERVSA; encoded by the coding sequence ATGAGCTCAGCTCGAATCGTGGTGGTAGGGACCGGATACGTCGGACTGACCACGGGGGCCTGCCTCGCCAGCCTTTCGCACCAGGTCACCTGCGTCGACGTGGACGAAGCGAAGGTCGCGAGGCTGTCGGCCGGACGGGTGGACATCCTCGAACCGGGTTTGTCGGAGCTGGTCGCCAGAGGGCTGACGTCCGGGCGGCTCGCGTTCACCACCGACGCCAGGCGCGCGGTCGCCGACGCGGAGGGCGTGTTCCTGTGCGTGCCGACGCCGATGGGCGCGGGCGGCGCGGCGGACCTGCGTGCCGTCGAGGCGGTGACGGCCCAGATCGGTGACGTGCTGCCGCCCGGCTGCGCGCTGATCACGAAGTCGACGGTGCCGGTGGGCACCGCGCGGCGCATCGCCGACCTGATCGGCAGGCACGACATCCCGGTGGTGTCCAACCCGGAGTTCCTCCGCGAGGGCACCGCGGTGTCGGACTTCCTCGGCCCGGACCGGATCGTGGTCGGCTCCGACGACGAGCCTGCCGCGCGCTGGGTCGCCGACCTCTACGCGGGGCTTTCCGCGCCCGCGGTGATCTCCGACGCGGCGAGCGCGGAGCTGGTGAAGTACGCGGCGAACTGCTTCCTCGCGATGAAGCTGTCCTACGTCAACGCGATCGCCGAACTGTGCGAGCGGCTCGGCGCGGACATCACCTCGGTGACCGAGGGCATGGGCTACGACCGGCGGATCGGCCGCTCGTTCCTGAAGCCCGGCCCCGGCTGGGGCGGTTCGTGCCTGCCGAAGGACACGCACGCGCTGCTGCGGATCGCGGAATCGGTGCGCTACGACTTCGGGATGCTCGGCGCGGCGATCGACGAGAACATCGCGCAGCGGGACCGGATCGTCGCGAAGATCGCGGGCGCGGTGGGCGGCACGCTCGCCGGTGCCAGGATCGGCGTGCTCGGGCTGGCGTTCAAGGCGGGCACGAACGATCTGCGCGACTCGCCCGCGCTTTCGGTTTCCTCGGTGCTTTCCGCGCTGGGCGCCGAACTCACCGCGTACGACCCCGCGGTCGGCGGCGAGATTCCCGGGATGACCGTGGTCGACGACCCGTACCAGGTGGCGAAGGGCGCCGACGCGATCGTGGTGCTCACCGAGTGGGCCGAGTTCCGGCGCCTCGACTGGGCGTACGTGTCCGAGCTGATGCACGGCGACGCGGTGGTCGACACCAGGAACCTGCTGGAACCGCGCGTGGTGCTGGACGCCGGTCTCTCATGGCAGGGCGTCGGCCGACCGCGGGCCCGCGAACGCGTTTCGGCTTAG
- a CDS encoding S8 family peptidase, with protein MRKSSISAGVLAVAACTTLTIGSAQAAPSLAPFTAASADGVAGEYIVEVKPGEDAARVAHALGVTPTHVYETVLNGFSATLDAAKLQQVRARGGVAAVEQNARVKVDAVGSWGQDRIDQPKLPLNNSYVTTSTGSGVNAYIIDTGILPTHPEFGGRAKVGYDATGGNGIDCNGHGTHVAGTIGSNTYGVAKSTKLFGVRVLGCGGSGTNADVIEGMDWVAKNAVKPAVANMSLGGAKNSSVNSAATKLAQSGVFLAVAAGNESQNASNVSPASAPGVFTVAASDIKDASASFTNYGRDVEIYAPGVNIKSTWLNNSTKSISGTSMATPHVVGVAALYKSAKGDTSEATLTTWLQTNSSKNVITGVPPATYNGLLQTAGL; from the coding sequence GTGCGAAAGTCGTCGATCAGCGCCGGCGTGCTCGCCGTCGCCGCCTGCACCACACTCACCATCGGCTCGGCTCAGGCCGCGCCGTCGCTCGCCCCCTTCACGGCCGCGTCCGCGGACGGTGTCGCGGGCGAATACATCGTCGAAGTCAAACCGGGTGAGGACGCGGCGCGGGTCGCGCACGCGCTCGGCGTGACCCCCACCCACGTCTACGAAACCGTGCTGAACGGTTTCTCCGCCACGCTGGACGCCGCGAAGCTCCAGCAGGTGCGTGCCAGAGGCGGGGTCGCCGCCGTCGAGCAGAACGCGCGCGTCAAGGTCGACGCGGTCGGTTCATGGGGCCAGGACCGGATCGACCAGCCCAAGCTGCCGCTCAACAACTCCTACGTCACCACGAGCACCGGCAGCGGGGTGAACGCCTACATCATCGACACCGGAATCCTGCCCACACACCCGGAGTTCGGCGGGCGCGCGAAGGTCGGCTACGACGCCACCGGCGGCAACGGCATCGACTGCAACGGCCACGGCACGCACGTCGCGGGCACCATCGGCAGCAACACCTACGGCGTCGCGAAGAGCACCAAGCTCTTCGGGGTGCGGGTGCTGGGCTGCGGCGGATCCGGCACCAACGCCGACGTGATCGAGGGCATGGACTGGGTGGCGAAGAACGCGGTGAAGCCCGCGGTCGCGAACATGTCGCTCGGCGGTGCCAAGAACTCCAGCGTGAACTCGGCCGCGACGAAGCTCGCGCAGTCCGGCGTGTTCCTCGCGGTCGCCGCGGGTAATGAAAGCCAGAACGCGTCCAACGTTTCGCCGGCCAGCGCCCCCGGCGTGTTCACGGTCGCCGCCTCGGACATCAAGGACGCGTCCGCGTCGTTCACCAACTACGGCAGGGACGTCGAGATCTACGCGCCCGGCGTGAACATCAAGTCGACGTGGCTCAACAACAGCACGAAGTCGATCAGCGGCACCTCGATGGCCACCCCGCACGTCGTCGGCGTGGCGGCGCTCTACAAGAGCGCGAAGGGCGACACTTCGGAGGCGACGCTGACGACCTGGCTGCAGACCAACTCGTCGAAGAACGTCATCACCGGCGTCCCGCCTGCCACCTACAACGGCCTGCTCCAGACCGCGGGCCTTTAG